In the genome of bacterium, the window TGTCCGGTCATGTTGAACACTTCCAGCAGCACTTCGCTGGTCGCCGGCAACGTGTATTCGATTCTTGTTTCCGGATTAAACGGATTCGGATAGTTTTGCGCCAGCCCAATGGCCGCGGGCAGTTGTGCAGGTCTACCGGCAACCGCTGTGCCGCTGGATTCCGTAATTTTGTGATACTGATCGATCGCTAAATTCTTTAGCACTTGTACGTTGCCCCGCGGCCAGCGGATCACCACCGAGTCGATGTCGGTGGCTTTGCCCAGACCGAAAT includes:
- a CDS encoding T9SS type A sorting domain-containing protein codes for the protein FGLGKATDIDSVVIRWPRGNVQVLKNLAIDQYHKITESSGTAVAGRPAQLPAAIGLAQNYPNPFNPETRIEYTLPATSEVLLEVFNMTGQKVATLVNENQAAGLHSASWRGCDDSNHLLPSGVYWYKLSMTKSTLTKKMLFIR